The DNA segment TCCTCCGGATATTTTTATTGATAAGCTGAACCAGTGATTTCTGGTAGAAAACTTCTTTAACGACCGGCTCCTGCATGAGGGTGCTTTCGATCAGCTCCAGGCTATCGACGTTGGCATAGACTGCCCTTACTCTCAGGTCAATGGATGGAGGGAGCGGGTTGTAGCCGAGGAAATCGATAAAATCCTCGCCCAACTCTGCCGTAAGTTCTCTGGCAGCCTGTTCAGGGGAAATATATTCTGAAGTTTTGACAAAAGCCTTGGCATTGAGACGTTTCTGGAGCAGGATAATATCTTCAACCGGGGCATCTTCTTTGATATAAACCCTGAAACCAATATTCTCCCTGACATAATCAGAAAGTTTTTTGGCGTGAAAAACGGTCAGGGCCAGCAAACCCAGCATTAGCAGAACAAGTGTTATACTCACTACCGTGGTGGCCACACTTGAATGGTATCGTCTGCGGGAATATTTTTCTTCCATGCTCGTCATGGCACGAAGATACCAAATATTCTAAAACAGACCTTCCTTAAATTTTCCTAACTTCGCAGCCTCAAAGATTACAGAACCAACATCCTGAACCATTTATGGAGTATAATTTCAACGAGATCGAAAAGAAATGGCAGCAATATTGGCGGGAGCACAAAACATTCAAGGCTTTCAATACTTCTGACAAGCCCAAATATTATGTGCTCGACATGTTTCCATATCCATCCGGGGCAGGATTGCATGTGGGACATCCGCTGGGTTATATAGCTTCCGATATTTACACCCGTTACAAGCGTTTGCAGGGATTTAACGTACTCCACCCGATGGGATTTGATGCCTATGGCCTGCCGGCAGAGCAGTATGCCATACAGACCGGCACCCATCCGGCCGAAACCACAGCTAAAAACATTGTCCGTTACCGTGAACAACTAGATCAGATCGGCTTTTCGTTCGATTGGGACCGTGAAGTGGTGACCAGCGATCCGTTTTATTACAAATGGACACAATGGACTTTCATCCAGCTTTTCAGGCACTGGTATAACCAGGCGACAAACCGGGCGGAGCCTGTGGAACAGCTTATCACTGTATTTGAAAGCCATGGCAACGCAGATGTGAAAGCTGTTTGTGATCCTGTGGAAAGTTTCACGGCGGCCGATTGGAAAGCAATGACCGAAAAGGAACAGCAGCAGGTTTTAATGAATTACCGCCTCGCTTATTTGTCAGATACCTGGGTGAACTGGTGCCCGGCGCTGGGAACCGTTTTGGCCAATGATGAAGTGAAAGATGGATTCTCGGAACGTGGGGGCCACCCGGTGGAGCGTAAACAGATGAAACAATGGTCGCTGCGAATTTCAGCGTATGCCCAGCGGCTGCTAGACGGGCTCGAGAAACTCGAATGGACGGAGTCACTGAAAGAAGTGCAGCGAAACTGGATCGGCAGGTCGGAAGGGGCTTCGGTGCGTTTTAAGCTTTCCACGAGGAACCTTAACAGTAATCTTGCCGGAACCACCATTGAAGTATTCACCACCAGGCCCGATACCTTGTTTGGCGCTACTTTCATGGTAATGGCCCCGGAACACGAACTTGTCGGACAAATTACGACATCTGATCGAAAAGAGCAGGTGAACGGCTATATCGAATTGGCGAAAAACCGCTCCGAACGCGACCGGATGACGGAAGTGAAGCGCATCACCGGTGAATTTACCGGGGCTTACGGAATCAACCCGTTGACCGGGAAGGAAATCCCGATCTGGGTGGCGGATTACGTCCTTTCGGGTTACGGAACAGGCGCCATCATGGCAGTGCCGGCGCATGACAGCCGCGACTTTGCCTTTGCACGTCATTTCGGGCTTCCTATCATACAGGTAGTCCGCAAGGAAGATGAAGTTCCGGTTGACACCAGCCAATGGTCAGAATCTTATGATGCCAAAGAGGGCATTATGATCAATTCCGGATTCATCAACGGGATGAAAGTCACGGAAGCCATCAAAGCGACCATTCGCAGGATCGGGGAGCTGGGCGCCGGTTACGGTACGGTGAATTACCGGCTGAGGGATGCTATTTTCAGCCGCCAGCGTTATTGGGGAGAACCATTCCCGGTTTACTACAAGGATGGGATGCCTTACCCGCTGGATATAAGCAAGCTGCCGCTGGAACTGCCGGCAGTTGACAAGTATCTCCCCACCGAAACCGGGGAACCGCCGCTGGCAAGGGCAAAGGATTGGAAAACCCCTGAAGGCTGGCCGCTCGAAACGAATACCATGCCCGGGTTTGCCGGCTCCAGCGGGTATTACCTGCGATATATGGATCCGTGGAACGACAAAGCTTATTTTTCAAGGGAAGCCAATGAATATTGGCAGGATATCGACCTGTACGTCGGTGGCGATGAGCACGGGACCGGCCACCTGATTTATTCCCGCTTCTGGAATATGTTCCTGTATGATATAGGGCTGGTCTGCCGGGAAGAACCTTTTAAAAAACTGATCAACCAGGGAAAGATCCAGGGCAGGTCAAGTTTCGTTTACCGCATCAACGGGACCAATACTTTCGTTTCTTATAACCTCAAAGACAATTACGAAACATCAAGCCTCCATGTCGATATCGAAATGGTTGACAATGATATCCTTGATATCGATGCTTTCAGGAAATGGCGCTCTGAATATAAACACTCAGAATTCATCCTGGAAGATGGAAAATATATCTGCGGATGGGAGATCGAAAAAATGTCGAAATCCAAGCATAATGTGCAAAGCCCGGATGACATGATCGCGAAATACGGGGCAGATACGCTTAGGATGTATGAAATGTTCCTTGGGCCTGTCGAACTCTCCAAACCCTGGGATACGAAAGGAATTGAAGGCGTTTTCAGGTTTCTGAAGAAATACTGGCGCATGTTTTATGATGAAAAAGGTGATTTTGCTGTTTCCGGTGATCAGCCAACTCCCGCTGAGCTTAAAATTCTTCATAAAACCATTTTGAGGATCAGGGAAGATATTGAACGTTTTTCATTCAATACCGCTGTTTCCAACTTCATGATCTGCGTGAATGAGCTGACAGACGTGAAATGTAACAAGCGCGAAATCCTGGAACCGCTGAATATCCTGATATCTTCCTTTGCCCCTCATATAGCCGAGGAACTCTGGTCTTGCCTGGGTTATACCGAAAGCATAACTTTCGCAGGTTTCCCTGAATTCAACGAAGAATTTATCCGGGAAAATACGTTTAACTATCCTGTGTCGTTTAATGGTAAGCTAAGGTTCCAGCTTGAACTTCCTGTAGGTATCACTCTGCAGGAAGCTGAAGCCGCGGTAATCACCGCACCTGAGTCACAAAAGTGGCTGGGCGGGAACCCGCCTAAGAAGGTGATTTTTGTGCCAAAGAAGATTATCAATGTAGTAATATGAATTTCAAATTTCAAATTTCAAATTTCCTGCTCTTCTTCTTGCTATCACTGATGATCTTCGGGCAGAATGAATTCAGAAAGGTAGAAAACGAGACCTTTTTGCCTGGTGAATTCCTGAAATACAGGGTTTTTTATGATTCCTGGATAACATATTCTGTGACGGCGGGTTATGGTACGATGGAGATTGATCCTGAGTTTGTGAAAACAAACGGCCGGGAAACATATCATATCACCGTGACAGGTAATTCCGCCGGCCTGTTCAATTTGTTTTACAAGGTCCGCGACCGTTTTGAAACCTTCATTGACCGGGAAGGCATGATGCCCCTGAAGTTTGTCCGCCGCACCCGTGAAGGGAGTTATAAAAAGGATGATGAAGTATTATTTGACCACAACCTGAAAACAGCACGGAGCAAGCGTGCCATAAAAGAGATAACACCTTATGTGCAGGACATCGTTTCGGCCTTTTATTTTGTGCGGACATTGAATTTTGATACGGCTGAAGTGGATGATAAATATTACCTCGATTTTTTTCTGGATGACTCCCTTTACCACAGCGAAATTGTTTTCATGGGAAGAGAATTGGTTGATACTGAATACGGAGCGATCCAGTGCATGAAATTCAAGCCCCGTGTGGCCGTGGGGGAAATCTTCCAGGATCCTTACCCGATGGAGCTCTGGGTAAGCGATGACCGCAACAAGATTCCAGTCCTGATGCGCTCAGCGGTTTTCATCGGCTCGGTAAAGATCGAACTGGTGGAGTACCGGGGGTTGCGGTATCCTTTCGGAGAAAACAGTTCAAATTGATTCATATCATTAAAATACAAACCTCATAATTATGCAAAAATCCATATTAATGCTGCTTCTCCTGGGATTCAGCTTGTCGTCTTCATTAGGACAAAATTCTTACGAAAACGAATGGAAAGAAGTGGAATCATTGGTCCGTAAAGGCCTTCCGCAGTCGGCCCTGAAAATTGTCGATTCCATTTATCTCCAGGCCAAAACCGGCAACAATGCCCCGCAATTCCTCAAAGCGGCCTTGTACCAGATCAAACTGAGATCGGATTACCAGGAGGACTTCATGGAAAGCAGCCTGGAGCAGATCGGGCAGGAACTGGAAAACAGCAATTCCCCGGCCAGGCAGATCCTGTATTCTGTGCAGGCTGAACTTTATTGGCGTTATTACCAGGGTAACAGGTATAAATTCATGGAACGTACAAGGATTTCCAACCCTGACCCGAAAGAAATCAAAACCTGGGATCTACAGACGATGGTGAATGCGGTTTCCCAAAACTATCTGGCTTCAATTAATGATGCAGAACAATTAAAGAAGATCAAACTTGATGAATTTGATCCTATCCTACAGACGGAAAAAGGTTCCAAAATTTACCGGCCGACCCTTTATGATTTTCTGGCGCATCGCGCACTCGAATATTTCATGAATGAAGAGCCTGCGGTTATCAAACCTGCTGCAGGATTCTATCTCGATCAGGAAGTATTCTTTGCCCCGGCCGCGGATTTTGCTGCATATGAATTGAATCCGGCAGGGAAGGATGACCTGAAATGGCAGGCATTGTCGGTTTTCCAGGAATTGATCCGTTTCCACCTGAATGATAAAGATCCTGCCGCCTTGATTGATGTTGACCTGCTCAGGATAAAATTTGCGGATCAATATTCGGTGTTGCCCAATCATCATGATCTATACCTGAAAGCATTGCAAAACCTTCAAAGCAGTTATCCAACCGACCCGCATTCCGCCGGCGTAGCTTATGAGATTGCCCTCGAATACAATAGAAGAGGTGCTGAATATAACCCGCATTTATCTGATAATAACCGCTGGGCAATAAAAAGTGCGAAAGAAACCTGTGAAAAAACTATAAGCAATTTTCCCGGCAGCGACGGGGCTCAGAACTGTTCGATACTGCTCAGCCAGATTACTGAGCCATCCCTGGCTTTTACTGTTAATTATGCCAATCTGCCTGATCTTCCCTTTTTAGGTTCCCTTACTTTCAAAAACACTTCAACATTGTTTTTCAGGGTGATCAGGATCAGTCCGGAGGAAGACCGGGACCTTCGTCAAAAGGAGCGTGGCGAAACCATCATCTCAAAATACAAGTCAATCAGGCCTGTTAAAGAATGGACACTGAAATTACCCGAAGAAGGTGATTTTCAGGCACATAACACACAGATCAGGATTCCGGCCCTTCCCAAGGGATATTACGTTATCCTTATTTCGGATAACCAGGATTTTTCTATTGATGGGAAGTCAGTCGCTTATACATCTTGCTGGATTACCAGTATCAGCTATATAAGTGAGGGCAATCAGCCGGACGGCAAAATGGAATTTTTTGTGCTCGACAGGGATAAGGGAACACCCCTTAAGGAAGTTAAAGCACAGGCCTTTGTCAGGGAGTATGATTACCTATCAAGGTCATACAACAATAAAGCGTTCAATTTCTTTTATTCGGATGATAAGGGTTATTTCTCGATTCCATCTTATGCAAGTGTTTCCAAGTCTTTTTATCTGGAATTTACTCAAGGTGACGAACTCTTCTACACCGAAAACTATTTTCATCTCTATCCGCCTCACAATGAGGAGAAAACAAGGGTGACCACCCATTTCTTCACTGACCGTTCGATATACAGGCCAGGGCAAACGATTTACTTTAAAGGCATTGTCCTTGAAAATACCGGTGCGAAAAGTGAGATCAAACCTGATTTCACTACGGTTGTGACTTTCTATGATGTCAATAACCAGAAAGTTTCCGAATTAGCCATGACAACCAACGAATTCGGCTCTTTTAACGGAACTTTTACGGCACCTTCCGGGGGTCTTACAGGTGAAATGAGCATCCGAAGCGAATCAGGAAATGTGAGTTTTTCTGTTGAAGAATATAAAAGGCCGCGTTTCAGGGTAGAAATAGATCCGCTGGAAGGGAGCTATAAACTGAACGAAGTGGTGAATGTTACCGGTAAAGCAATGACCTATGCCGGCAGTGCAGTAGACCAGGCTGAGGTGACTTACCGGGTGGTCCGGACCGCCAGGTTCCCCGTCTGGCGTAGCTGGTGGAACTGGTTCCCGGCTGTTCCGGAAGTGGAGATCACGAACGGCAAAACGGTTACTGTTGCTGATGGGTCTTTCCGTGTGTCGTTCAATGCAATCCCTGACCTGCAGGTTGATAAGAAATTCCAGCCCGTTTTTAATTATACGGTTTATACCGATGTTACCGATATGACAGGTGAAGTTCGCTCCGCGGAAGAAAGCCTTTCGGTTGGATATCAGTCCTTGTTGATGGATCTGAATATCCCGGAAAAACTGGACATCAGCAAAAATAAATCATTCAGAATGACGGTGACAAACCTTAACAATCAACCTGTTACCACAGATGTAAAGATTACCGTTTATCCGCTTGATGCCCCTGCCAGGCTGATCCGGGAGAGATCATGGGGAAGGCCGGATGTGTTTGTCATGAGCAGGGATGAATTTCTGAAAGAATTTCCTTATACATTATATGATAATGAGAATGATCCGGATACCTGGAAGCGAAAAGACATCTTATTGGACAAAGCTTTAAATTCGGGGAAAGACTCCGTTTTCACGATTGAAAACCTGGGTGACTGGATGGAAGGCGAATATTTGCTGATCATAGAAGCTACAGATGCTTTCGGGGAAAAAGTGGAGGTAAAAAAATATTTCACGGCATTCAACCCGGAAAACAAGCAAATGCCATCAAACCGGCCATTCTGGCATGCCATGCTGAAGAACAGCGGCGAGCCGGGCGATACGGCCTCATTTATCGTTGGAACGGCAGAAAAAAATGTAAAGCTGCTTTATGAGGTTGTGAATAATGGCAAATTGATCAGCCGGAAATGGCTGGACCTTAACCAGGAAAAAACAAGGCTGGAAATACCCATCCGGGAAGAATACCGGGGTAATTTCTTTGTGAACCTGGCCTTTGTAAGAGGTAACCACAGTTACCAGCTTACGGAAAAGATCACCGTACCTTTTACTGATAAGGAGCTGAAAATCACCACAGAAACATTCCGCGATAAGCTGACGCCCGGGCAGGAAGAGGAATGGAAACTGCGGATAACGGGGATGAAAGGTGAAAAAGTGGCCGCCGAACTGCTCGCTTCGATGTACGACGCTTCACTCGATGCTTTCAGGGAGCATCAATGGATATTTGAGCTCTACCCGTTCCGGAACAGCTCAGGTGGCTGGAATGTTATGGATGCTTTCACGCAGGCTAACAGCCATTTGGTTTCCCAAAAGCCCCGGCTCGATCTTTCACCGGCTATCCAGTCTTATGATCACCTCAATTGGTTTGGCTTTAACTATTATGGTGGGCCTTATCCGCGGTACATTGACGGAATGCAGCTGAGGTCGGCCATGGCAGTGCCCGGAATGGATGGCAAGGTAGAAAAAAATGTTGCAGAAGCAATAATACCTATTACAGGCCAGGAAAAACCTGAAGAGCCGGTAAAAGTAACCGTGAAAACCCCGGAAGTGCCCATCCGGAGAAATTTTGCAGAAACGGCATTCTTTTTCCCGGCATTAAGGACAGATGAGAATGGTGATGTCATTTTAAAATTCACCGTCCCAGAATCCCTGACAGCCTGGAAAATGATGGCCCTGGCCTATACTAAAGATCTGAAAATTGGCCAGTTGGAAAAAGAAATTGTCACCCGAAAAGATCTTATGGTGATGACCAATGCCCCCCGCTTCTTCCGGGAAGGCGACCGGATCGCTTTCTCGGCCAAAGTGGTCAGCATGGCGGATATCAAGCTGCAGGGACAGGTGCAGGCTGAATTTTTCGATGCCTATACAATGAAATTGATCGATACATTGATGGGAAACCTGCTTAAAAGCAGGGACTTTTCAGTCGAGACAGGCAACAGCGGGGTTTACCGTTGGGATATCAGCATACCCGATGGCGTTGAAGCCATCGTATGCCGCGTAAAAGCAACAGCAGGCGATTTCGCGGACGGCGAAGAGATAGTCGTGCCGGTATTGCCGAACCGTATGCTGGTCACTGAAACCCTGCCATTGCCTATTAGCGGAAAAGGAACGAAGAACTTTAAATTCAGCAAACTGGCAGAATCGGGCAAATCAAACACCATAAAGAGTTACAGGTTAACACTGGAGTTTACTTCAAACCCCGCCTGGTACGCGGTACAGGCATTACCGTACCTGGTCGAAAACCCTCACGAGAGTTCAGATGGCCTGTTTTCGCGATATTATGCCAATTCCCTGGCTGCTTTCATTGCTAATTCCAATCCAAAGATCAGACAGGTCTTTGAAAACTGGAAGAACCTCACGCCGGATGCCCTGCTTTCAAACCTGGAGAAAAACCAGGAGCTGAAAGCTGTCCTTATTGCCGAAACCCCCTGGGTGATGGAAGCCAGGAATGAAACGGAACGCAAGAAGCGCATCGCCCTGCTCTTTGACCTCAACCGGATGGCCAATGAACAGCAGGCTTCCCTTGAAAAGCTCCGGCAGATGCAATCTCCCAATGGTGGCTGGTCATGGTTTGAAGGCATGCCCGATAACCGCTATATTACCCAGCTTATCGTTACAGGCTTTGGCAAACTGCAACAGCTGCAAGTGATTGACCTGAAACGGGAACCAAACCTGGTTAATATAATCCAGCGGGCTTTCTCTTACCTGGACGAGCGGATAAAAGAGGACTACAATTATATCGTCGAGCATGATAAAGACAAGTTGAATGAGAATCATCTCGGCTGCACGCAGGTTCAGTATTTGTATGCTTACAGTTACCTGAGAGATTTTGTTGAAATCAATTCTGCAAGCAAGGATGCTTTTGAGTATTTCAAAGGCCAGGCGGCACAATACTGGATTGACCAGAATAAATATATCCAGGGGATGATAGCGATTGCCCTGAACCGGATGGGATTTGCGGATACACCGACCGGAATCGTCAACTCATTGAAGGAGAATGCGCTGTTTTCGGAAGAGATGGGTATGTACTGGCGTGATGTGGAGGGATATTACTGGCAGGAAGCGCCGGTGGAAAGGCAGGCGATGCTGATCGAAGCTTTTTCGGAGGTAACCAATGACCAGGTTGCAGTGGAGCAGATGAAGATGTGGCTGCTCAAGCAAAAGCAGACACAGGACTGGAAGACCTCGAGGGCTACGGCCGATGCGGTTTACGCCTTGCTGCTTCGCGGTGTTGACCTTTTAGCCAGTAACCAGCTTGTGGAAGTCACGATGGGAAATGAAAAGATCGACCCGTTAACGATGGATGGCGTTGAAGTGCAGGCCGGAACAGGATATTTCCAGGTCAGCAAGACCGGAACTGAGATCAGGCCGGAAATGGGCAATGTCAAAGTGGTCAAGAAAGATGAGGGCATCGCCTGGGGAGCAGTTTACTGGCAGTATTTCGAAAATCTCGATAAGATTACACCGGCTAAAACCCCGTTAAACCTTGAAAGGGAATTGTATGTCGAACGCAACACCGCTTCCGGCCCGGTCCTGGAGCCGGTTTTCGAGAACAGCATCCTGAAAACGGGTGATAAGGTCAAAGCAAGGATAATAATCCGCGTTGACAGAGACATGGAATATGTCCACATGAAAGATATGCGTGCCGCGGCTTTTGAGCCCGTCGATGTACTGTCAGGTTATCGCTACCAGGGAGGTCTTGGATATTATGAGTCCATCAAAGATGCTTCGGTAAATTTCTATTTCGATTACCTGAGAAAAGGGACATATGTCTTTGAATACCCGCTGAATGTGACGCAGAAAGGCGAGTTTTCCAACGGCATCACCTCCATCCAGTGCCTTTATGCGCCGGAGTTCAGCGCTCATTCGGAAGGGTTGAGGGTGACGGTGGAATGATTGATCTAACCATTCAACTCATAGCCTGTGCTTCTTCCTCCTGCGGCTTCTTTTCGAAGGATACCCTTTGAAATCAGGTCTGTCATATCGCGCAACGCTGTATCAGCAGAACATTTATTGATAATAGCCCATTTGGAAGAGGTAAGCTTACCTTCAAACCCTTCAAGCAACTTATTGATCATCAGCCGCTGCCTCTCATTCATGATCACTGATCTGTTGCTTTCCCAGAACTTTGCTTTGAATAATACCTTCGAAAGGGTTGTATCGGTGGCCGATAAAGCATTATTCAGGCAATACAGAAACCAATGCAACCATTCGGTCACATCCAAGCCGCCCTTTTGGGTCTTTTCAAGAATATTGTAATAAGCCTTCTGCTCATGCCTGATCTGGGCTGACATGCTGTAAAACCGCTGTTTGCTACCATCGGCCCGTGCAAGCTGCATGTCGGCAATTGCCCGGGCAATTCTTCCGTTTCCATCGTCAAATGGATGGACTATAACAAACCACACATGCGCAATGCCTGCTTTGATCACCGGATCAAGGGTTTCAGCCGTGTTAAACCAATCCAGGAAAGCCTTCATTTCTTTATCAAGGTCGACAGCAGCAGGAGCCTGGTAATGCACCCTTTCTTTTCCGTATGCCCCGGAAACAACCTGCATTGGTCCCGATTCGTCTTTCCTCCAGTCACCGACGGTGATCTTATAAATTCCGCTTCTGCCGGTCGGAAACAAAGCAGCTTGCCAGTTGAACAGCCGAGCTGGTGTGAGTGGTTGTTCAGCGTGCTGTGTTGCGTCCAGCGTCATTTGAACCACACCTTCCACATACCTGTCTGATGGATCCAAACCTGCAACATCCATTCCCAGGTGCCTTGCAATCGATGAGCGTACCTGGTCGGATGGCAATATAACGCCCTCTATTTCAGTAGATTTCAACACGTCAAGTGTCAGGGTTTCCAGTAAGGCTTCTTCTCTTAATGAAAAGCCCAAAACCTCCATTTTCCCCATTAGTTTCCCTTGCAGGTTTCTGACCGTTCCCAGTATGCCGGATATTCGCTCATAATTCCAGGTAAAATTTGGCCAGTCTTGTTGTTGATAAATGTAAGTGCTCATTCTACGCAAAATATGCGGCAAATATAATGATAATCTCCGCAATATCTGCGGTGAATAAGATAATTATTCTCCGCACTTTCATTAAATTTATCAGCCAAATGCACGAAACAAATCCGCGAAAATCATTTATAATTGATCAGAATTATCAATTTTTAATCCAAATTCCGGTGACTATCCGGGAATTCTCAAATTTAACCACATAACAATAAAATGAATTCTTCAAAAAAGAAGTTTGAATATCGAATATCTGCCCGGGATTTTTAACAGAATAGACATTGAATCCCAGAGAATTATACATCTCAAAAGAACTGACAGGCATTTCTGCTTCAACACTAATACAACTGATTTTTAAATTAATTATTTTTGAAAAGTGATATGCTCTTTAACTGAAATGGTGGTATATAATTGAATTGAAATTTACAATCAGGTATGATAGAATTTGCATATAGGTAATGGTTATCAGGTAAATCTACCAAGATACTTTGGTTTTGGCGATATGTGCCGGTTGTCTGAATTCTATATACCTTTTGCCAAATAATTTCAAAATCAGTCGTTAATTTGCAGAACCATTGAAACTTACTGGTTTTATTACCAGCGGTGTCAAGGCTCCAGGCATCACCACCGATAACGAGGTTTCCTGCATTGTCATATAGCAAAGCTAAGTAGTATAGCAAAGTATCCGGTTTTTGGTAATTCCAACGCAAGGTATCACCGTCATTGGTAATCTTGTATAAATTAGAACTACCATTATTAAATGTCCAGTTGGGCTTTTCTGCCTTCCAGAGAATAAAAAATATTTCTCCTTCCGGGGTACAAGCTATGGGTCCGCATACTTCATCATGGTTTCGGGAATTAAATATGAGTTCCATAGATGGTTGTGCATGAGCCAATAATGACAATAAAGTTGAAATAATTAGTACTATTATTTTCGATAAAATAGTAATGTGCTTCATTTCAGTCCGGATAAAATTATCGCGACTTATTGTTCATATAAACAAAAGTAGCATCATTTTGGAATTCTTTGATAATCATCTAAATATCTTTAAAAACCGTTTGCTATTATATGTGCTTTCAATTTTATTTTAATACAACACATCATTAACCACTAACTAAGGCACTAAGAACACTCAGGTACACTAGGATTTGGGTAGTTTGGAAAATTCTGCTGTAACAAGCGGAATCATTTGCTCTACGATATTTTCACAATGAAAGTTGAGTAATAACCCTTTCGGTTTACCTGTTAGTTTCAAATAAGATAGTAGTTGTGCTTTATATAACGGAATCATTACATCAACAGCTCTTAATTCAATAATAATCAGGTCATTGACCAAGAGATCAAGCTTTAACGGACCGCCTAGAACTTTTCCTTTATATTTTATCGATACGTATAGCTGAGATTGAACAATCAGACCGGAATCTGATAATTCTTCGATCAGACATGTTTGATACACAGATTCTAATAGCCCCGGACCCAGATTTTTGTGCACTTCAATAGCCCAGCCCACAATTTTGTAAGCAATATCGTTAATATATTTTTGCGTAATCATTTCCTTAGTGTTTCTAAGTGTTCTTAATGCCTTAGTGGTTAAAAAAATGCAATCGCACCATACACTATTAATTACATATTCCCTCCAAATATACCCGCCCTTGTTAATAAAAATCAAAAGTACTTGAGATGCCAACTCAATTCAAGCTAATTTTGCCCTGAAACCTTTGTCATATAATGATTCTATATGAATTGAACGGAATTTTAAGATGCCGTCTCAATAACATATGGAAAAACAAGAAGCACGATTTAAATCTGAAATTTGAAAATCCGGCACTACACCATCCCGATCTTTATCCCGCAGCTTGCCTGCCCGTTCCAGTGTGTGTTCTGCAACCAGGAAAAGATCACCAGCAGGGGACATATTCCGGATGTGAATGAAGTGCGGTCAATCATAGATGAGCATCTTTCGACCTTTCCAAAAGGAAACAAGCATATTGAAATTGGTTTCTTCGGGGGAAATTTCACCGGAATACCCATTGAAGACCAGGAAAAATATCTGCAGGTGGCACAGCCTTACCTGGAACAAAGGATTGTCGGCGGTTTGCGCCTTTCCACACGCCCTGATTATATCGATGAAAAAGTCCTTGGGCTTCTGAAAAAGTATGACGTAACGACGATCGAACTTGGTGCGCAATCGATGGATAATGATGTATTGATACAATCAGCCCGGGGGCATACGGCAGAGGATGTTGAAAAGGCCTCCCGG comes from the Bacteroidales bacterium genome and includes:
- a CDS encoding GxxExxY protein; protein product: MITQKYINDIAYKIVGWAIEVHKNLGPGLLESVYQTCLIEELSDSGLIVQSQLYVSIKYKGKVLGGPLKLDLLVNDLIIIELRAVDVMIPLYKAQLLSYLKLTGKPKGLLLNFHCENIVEQMIPLVTAEFSKLPKS